One genomic segment of Planctomycetaceae bacterium includes these proteins:
- a CDS encoding alpha/beta hydrolase-fold protein, producing MMIAFRVCVSALVFLASVSAQENPDRTVQPDVPQGTLTSGVFETSEVFPGTRRDYSVYVPAQYNADEPARLMVFMDGSGYANPNGAFRAPVVLDNLIHQKAMPVTIAVFVNPGTIVATMDGASDRSNRSFEYDSLGDRYSKFLIDEFLPVALKDLNVSGDPADRAVVGISSSGICAFTVAWERPDQFGRVMSHIGSFTNIRGGWAYPGLVRKTKDNPKAIRVYLQEGKDDLSNLHGNWPLGNKDLAQALQFAGYTYKLVMTDGGHSGKWAGEKLPNALRWLWDDNAPSDNMPIVETKPEWQPHADAVPQDSVPKGTVEKQEPFESQIFENTTRDWAIYVPAQYKPDEPAALMVFQDGTGMMNENGRWRVPIVFDNLIARGDMPTTIAVFLNPGHDKSRPRRNGRHSNRGFEYDSLGDRYVRFLLDEVIPEVRTKYNISNDPEMHAIGGSSSGAICAFTAAWERTDFFRKVYSSVGSFTNLRGGNVYPALVRKTEPKPIRVYMADTSGDVDNAFGSWWWANQRMASALQYMGYDVRFDQAEGYAHNADFGGSKFPDAMKWLWRKETHTPVIDTTGDLGGDLTLLNLLIPGEGWQVAADNVGFADALCADRDGNLYFCDMKAPAVVRINAADGSRTEVCRESVSGLEFNPDGSLLYACQGSKKRVISIDPSNGEVKTVAEDVQPNDLAVTKDGFILFTQTGTSQVVRINPENGEVTPVDTGITRPNGIALSNDGGTLAVSDYGGTYTWTFRVNPGGVLDAKMPTMPMRLPIDQDGDFQFNEPPPYVPVARGDGMAVDKAGRYYVTSDVGIQIFDPTGRPCGVLPKVDKDQPLVTCMLAGTDHSTLYVAHGTTIYSRNLTVESPGR from the coding sequence ATGATGATTGCCTTCCGTGTCTGTGTCAGTGCCCTGGTATTTCTTGCTTCTGTCAGCGCTCAGGAGAATCCCGACAGAACGGTGCAACCTGATGTTCCGCAGGGAACACTGACGTCGGGCGTCTTCGAAACCAGCGAAGTGTTTCCTGGGACTCGGCGGGACTACAGCGTCTACGTGCCCGCTCAATACAACGCCGATGAGCCGGCTCGCCTGATGGTGTTCATGGACGGCAGCGGCTATGCAAATCCGAACGGAGCGTTTCGAGCTCCCGTCGTGCTGGACAACCTGATTCATCAGAAGGCGATGCCGGTAACAATCGCCGTGTTCGTCAACCCCGGCACGATTGTCGCCACAATGGACGGCGCTTCCGACCGCAGCAATCGGTCGTTTGAGTACGACTCGCTGGGGGACAGGTACTCGAAGTTTCTGATTGACGAATTCCTTCCCGTCGCGCTGAAGGACCTGAACGTGTCCGGCGACCCGGCCGATCGAGCTGTCGTGGGCATTTCGTCCAGCGGAATTTGTGCGTTCACCGTCGCCTGGGAACGGCCGGATCAGTTTGGCAGAGTGATGAGCCACATCGGAAGCTTCACCAATATTCGCGGCGGCTGGGCGTATCCGGGTCTGGTCCGCAAGACGAAGGACAACCCGAAAGCGATTCGGGTGTATCTGCAGGAAGGGAAGGACGACCTGAGCAACCTGCACGGCAACTGGCCGCTCGGCAACAAGGACCTGGCTCAGGCGCTGCAGTTCGCGGGCTACACGTACAAGCTGGTGATGACCGATGGCGGTCACAGCGGCAAGTGGGCGGGTGAAAAACTTCCGAACGCTTTGCGGTGGCTGTGGGACGACAACGCACCGTCTGACAACATGCCGATCGTGGAGACGAAACCGGAATGGCAGCCTCATGCGGACGCTGTTCCGCAGGACAGTGTCCCCAAAGGCACGGTCGAAAAGCAGGAACCGTTCGAATCGCAGATCTTCGAAAACACGACTCGCGACTGGGCCATTTACGTTCCTGCTCAATACAAGCCGGACGAACCGGCCGCGCTGATGGTGTTTCAGGACGGCACCGGGATGATGAACGAAAACGGGCGCTGGCGGGTTCCGATCGTGTTCGACAACCTGATCGCTCGCGGAGACATGCCGACCACGATTGCCGTTTTCCTGAATCCCGGCCACGACAAATCCCGGCCGCGTCGGAACGGAAGACATTCGAATCGCGGCTTCGAATACGACAGCCTGGGCGACCGCTACGTGCGATTCCTGCTGGACGAAGTGATTCCGGAAGTTCGAACGAAGTACAACATCTCGAATGATCCGGAGATGCATGCGATCGGCGGTTCCAGCAGCGGCGCTATCTGCGCGTTCACCGCGGCGTGGGAACGCACAGATTTTTTCCGAAAGGTCTACAGCAGCGTCGGCAGCTTCACGAATCTTCGAGGCGGCAATGTCTATCCCGCGCTGGTTCGCAAGACGGAACCGAAACCGATTCGCGTCTACATGGCGGACACCAGCGGTGACGTCGACAACGCGTTCGGCAGTTGGTGGTGGGCCAATCAGAGGATGGCGTCGGCTCTGCAGTACATGGGCTACGACGTCCGCTTCGATCAGGCCGAAGGGTATGCTCACAACGCCGATTTCGGCGGATCAAAGTTCCCCGATGCCATGAAGTGGCTGTGGCGAAAGGAAACTCACACTCCTGTCATTGATACGACCGGCGATCTCGGCGGAGACCTCACGCTGCTGAACCTGCTGATTCCCGGTGAAGGCTGGCAAGTCGCTGCTGATAACGTGGGTTTCGCGGACGCCTTGTGTGCCGACAGGGACGGCAACCTTTACTTCTGCGACATGAAAGCCCCGGCCGTTGTACGCATCAATGCGGCAGATGGTTCTCGCACGGAAGTCTGCCGGGAAAGCGTCAGCGGCCTGGAATTCAATCCCGATGGCTCACTGCTGTATGCGTGTCAGGGATCAAAGAAACGAGTCATCAGCATCGACCCGTCAAACGGCGAAGTGAAGACCGTCGCGGAAGACGTCCAGCCCAACGACCTGGCGGTCACGAAAGACGGTTTCATCCTGTTCACTCAGACAGGAACGTCTCAGGTGGTGCGCATCAATCCCGAGAACGGCGAAGTCACACCGGTCGACACCGGCATCACGAGACCCAACGGTATTGCCTTGTCGAACGACGGAGGAACACTGGCTGTCTCTGACTACGGCGGCACTTACACGTGGACCTTCCGAGTCAACCCCGGCGGAGTGCTGGACGCCAAAATGCCAACAATGCCCATGAGGCTGCCGATCGATCAGGACGGCGACTTTCAATTCAACGAGCCTCCGCCGTATGTTCCGGTGGCCAGAGGCGACGGCATGGCGGTCGACAAAGCCGGCCGCTACTACGTCACCAGTGACGTCGGCATCCAAATCTTCGACCCCACCGGCCGGCCCTGCGGAGTCCTGCCCAAAGTCGACAAGGACCAGCCGCTGGTCACCTGCATGCTGGCCGGCACAGATCATTCGACGCTGTACGTCGCTCACGGAACGACGATCTACAGCCGGAACCTGACGGTGGAAAGTCCCGGCAGGTAA
- a CDS encoding HEAT repeat domain-containing protein, which yields MTACYAKDRYRAIHKLGDRYDCCCHPEVMNALVYGLNDSDERVRRKAADEIGDQVRRNRCCCGPCVISALTCALGDCDRRVRRQAEEALERCGYEIVDGCCGCGDGCGNGCCQTACDPACSAPCNSCAPAAPAMAAPVQHAAPAQPTPAGEAVPAPAPPEEPQAYFPSRLHKTNASKGRVRSTLAGLFGLAR from the coding sequence ATGACTGCCTGCTACGCCAAGGATCGTTACCGAGCCATCCACAAGCTGGGTGATCGTTACGATTGCTGCTGCCACCCGGAAGTCATGAACGCTCTCGTCTACGGTTTGAATGACTCAGACGAACGCGTTCGCCGGAAGGCTGCTGACGAAATCGGCGACCAGGTGCGTCGTAATCGCTGCTGCTGCGGTCCCTGTGTGATTTCTGCCCTGACCTGTGCTCTTGGTGACTGCGATCGCCGAGTCCGTCGTCAGGCAGAAGAAGCACTGGAACGATGCGGCTACGAAATCGTAGATGGCTGCTGTGGTTGCGGAGACGGATGCGGAAACGGCTGCTGCCAGACGGCATGTGATCCGGCCTGCAGTGCTCCGTGCAACAGCTGTGCTCCCGCCGCTCCGGCAATGGCCGCTCCGGTTCAGCACGCTGCTCCTGCACAGCCGACTCCGGCTGGAGAAGCAGTTCCCGCTCCGGCACCACCGGAAGAACCACAGGCTTACTTCCCGTCACGTCTGCACAAGACCAACGCCTCCAAAGGCAGGGTCCGCAGCACTCTGGCAGGACTGTTCGGCCTGGCTCGATAA
- a CDS encoding glycosyltransferase family 2 protein codes for MKLSVVIPAYNEEQNIGRCLDELRAVVCEQNGICSEFVVVNDNSTDGTEAVVRSRMEGDENVRVINRDQPGGFGRAVRTGLEAVTGEVVVICMADLSDDPRDVVAYYRKIQEGYDCVFGSRFIRGSVVENYPRVKLFVNRIVNHAVRILFRTKFNDLTNAFKAYRTSVIRECGPFWSSHFNITLELSLSALIRRYNIAEIPIRWYGRTWGASNLRLREMGRRYLCTVLTLFFQRMLINDDLMVERLSRGHAERRAEHRNIQALEQRIRRLEEGVLKLVHDSGRVNESGVVSATGEGSQSPNNRNDRNSLARNCGAIPVVAER; via the coding sequence ATGAAGCTCTCAGTCGTCATTCCCGCCTACAACGAAGAACAGAACATCGGCCGCTGTCTGGACGAACTGCGTGCGGTCGTCTGTGAACAGAACGGGATCTGCAGCGAGTTTGTCGTCGTCAATGACAACAGCACGGACGGCACGGAAGCGGTTGTTCGCTCGCGAATGGAAGGTGACGAAAATGTTCGCGTGATCAACCGCGATCAGCCGGGAGGCTTCGGTCGAGCCGTGCGGACCGGACTGGAAGCCGTGACCGGCGAAGTCGTCGTGATCTGCATGGCTGACCTGTCCGACGACCCGCGCGATGTCGTTGCCTACTATCGCAAGATTCAGGAAGGTTATGACTGCGTCTTCGGATCACGCTTCATTCGAGGCAGCGTGGTGGAGAACTATCCGCGCGTTAAACTTTTCGTCAACCGCATCGTCAACCACGCCGTCAGAATTCTGTTTCGGACGAAGTTCAACGATCTGACGAATGCCTTCAAGGCGTATCGAACGTCCGTCATCCGGGAATGCGGCCCGTTCTGGTCCAGTCATTTCAACATCACACTGGAACTGTCTCTGAGCGCCCTGATCCGACGCTACAACATCGCGGAAATACCGATTCGGTGGTACGGCCGGACGTGGGGAGCCTCCAACCTGCGGCTGCGGGAAATGGGACGCCGCTACCTGTGTACGGTGCTGACTCTGTTCTTTCAGCGGATGCTGATCAATGATGACCTGATGGTGGAACGCCTGTCCCGCGGCCACGCTGAACGACGCGCGGAACATCGGAATATCCAGGCTCTGGAACAGCGAATTCGTCGGCTGGAAGAAGGTGTGTTGAAACTTGTGCATGACTCCGGCCGGGTGAATGAATCCGGTGTGGTTTCTGCCACCGGCGAAGGATCGCAGAGCCCGAATAATCGGAATGACCGGAACTCTCTAGCGCGCAATTGCGGTGCGATTCCCGTCGTGGCGGAACGCTGA
- a CDS encoding NAD-dependent epimerase/dehydratase family protein: MQFRNILVTGGAGFVGSSLALNLRRDFPDVRVAVLDNLKRRGSEFNLPRLRSAGVEFFHGDTRSADDIDAVGSFDLLIDCAAEPSVQAGLTGSPRGVFDVNLNGTINCLEAARRNDAAFLFLSTSRVYPMSAINAIPFEQTTTRFRWTVSDTGRGVSSAGISEEFPLTGARSYYGASKLASELIAQEYAAAAGMRVLINRCGVLTGPWQMGKVDQGVVALWVLRHHFGQPLKYIGYEGTGLQVRDLLHVDDLYRLLIAQCSDLRCWDGTVFNVGGGERVSVSLRELTDLCRNVTERRVDVAAQPETSSVDLRIFLTDSRRVQEAFDWQPELAPEQIVSDIHLWIRDNETQLRSLVL; the protein is encoded by the coding sequence ATGCAGTTTCGCAACATACTGGTCACCGGCGGTGCCGGGTTCGTCGGCAGCAGTCTGGCGCTGAATCTGCGGCGTGATTTCCCCGACGTCCGTGTCGCCGTGCTGGACAATCTCAAACGCCGCGGCAGTGAGTTCAACCTGCCTCGACTGCGATCCGCCGGTGTCGAATTCTTCCACGGAGACACTCGCTCCGCCGACGATATCGATGCCGTCGGCTCCTTTGACCTGCTGATCGACTGTGCGGCGGAACCTTCCGTGCAGGCGGGGCTGACCGGGTCACCGCGCGGCGTCTTCGATGTCAACCTGAACGGAACCATCAACTGCCTGGAAGCCGCGCGCAGAAACGACGCGGCCTTCCTGTTTCTCAGCACCAGCCGCGTGTATCCGATGTCCGCGATCAACGCGATTCCGTTCGAACAAACAACGACGCGTTTTCGCTGGACAGTCAGCGATACGGGCCGAGGTGTTTCGTCTGCCGGGATCAGCGAAGAATTTCCTCTGACCGGAGCCCGGTCATATTACGGCGCCAGCAAACTGGCCAGCGAACTGATTGCCCAGGAATACGCGGCCGCGGCCGGAATGCGCGTGCTGATCAATCGCTGCGGTGTACTGACCGGGCCGTGGCAGATGGGAAAGGTCGACCAGGGCGTCGTCGCACTGTGGGTGCTGCGACACCATTTCGGTCAGCCGCTGAAGTACATCGGCTACGAAGGGACTGGCCTGCAGGTCCGCGATCTGCTGCACGTCGACGATCTGTACCGACTGCTGATCGCTCAGTGCAGCGACCTGCGGTGCTGGGACGGAACGGTCTTCAATGTCGGCGGCGGTGAACGTGTTTCCGTCTCGCTGCGGGAACTCACGGATCTGTGCCGAAACGTTACGGAGCGACGTGTCGACGTCGCTGCTCAGCCGGAAACCAGCAGTGTCGACCTGCGGATCTTTCTGACCGATTCGCGGCGTGTTCAGGAAGCGTTCGACTGGCAGCCGGAACTGGCGCCCGAACAGATCGTTTCCGACATCCATCTCTGGATCCGTGACAACGAGACTCAACTTCGGTCGCTGGTCCTGTGA